A genome region from Purpureocillium takamizusanense chromosome 8, complete sequence includes the following:
- a CDS encoding uncharacterized protein (EggNog:ENOG503PWZ9), with protein sequence MDYSAPRTLHLYYRDGHDRVEVTDADKSTVLYVCYRTSSKPHQTICRAATHDKPETMVGQVSFHHFKSDIDVRMPLNPGVAMRKTGWTSSAYEVTSPGAQEGAAWTWKRDGAMTSNLKLVDARGAVLAAFDNASWSLKKQGTLTVQDWMPPPALLDVMIVTGLARVEYQRRSQKAHNGAAIASASGRG encoded by the coding sequence ATGGACTACTCGGCCCCTCGCACGCTCCACCTCTACTACCGCGACGGTCATGACCGCGTCGAAGtcaccgacgccgacaagaGCACAGTGCTCTACGTATGCTACCGCACCAGCTCCAAGCCGCACCAGACCATctgccgggcggcgacgcacgACAAGCCCGAGACCATGGTCGGGCAGGTGTCCTTCCATCACTTCAAGTCGGACATTGACGTGCGCATGCCGCTGAACCCGGGCGTGGCGATGCGCAAGACGGGCTGGACGAGCTCCGCCTACGAGGTCACGTCGCCGGGGGCGCAGGAGGGGGCCGCGTGGACGTGGaagcgcgacggcgccatgaCGAGCAACCTCAAGCTCGTGGACGCTCGGGGCGCGGTGCTGGCCGCGTTTGACAACGCTTCGTGGTCGCTCAAGAAGCAGGGCACCCTCACCGTGCAGGActggatgccgccgccggcgctgctggatGTGATGATCGTGACGGGTCTGGCGAGGGTCGAGTACCAGCGGAGGAGTCAAAAGGCGCACAATGGGGCGGCGATTGCTTCGGCAAGCGGGCGGGGATAA
- a CDS encoding uncharacterized protein (EggNog:ENOG503NVNU) → MPLWDCDFEGCDGPAVRNVGDCVLCNRHLCSTHIRPGLHSCPQWKDADAYDPAAKDAERRELTKLIEKIDTHALAARASLVRHGMRCTIPPLQYDRATRSSVMGGMNYHIEVRFDDGIVWLARIRRFNTTSPPTAVRDYIIRSEVATLMFLAQTGVPAPRVYDFALEHPDNPVGAGYILMEKLPGKSLRWSIATQQEREKVMSQLAETFVELHKYPFDLLGSLDTPGASQVGALARESLTDFVQSGMRTIGPFSSLEDYHLSSLRLILDLILREEMYSQLAVDAYLIHRCLVDLVPQVLPSVEHDKKFYLKHADDKGDHILVDEDFNVTGIIDWEWAHTASPAHAFNSPIGLLPVADFYDGKNNLGYDEMVFASLLEEKGRQDLATYVRNGRLQHRFAFCCGYDLDADWDGFQGLFRDLRDAVGVDKGLEWDEWKASALERYQEDSGLQALLSRHGKPTG, encoded by the exons ATGCCTCTGTGGGATTGCGATTTCGAGGGCTGCGATGGGCCAGCTGTCCGCAATGTTGGTGATTGCGTGCTCTGCAACCGCCACCTGTGTTCCACACATATCCGACCCGGCCTCCACAGCTGTCCCCAGTGGAAG GACGCGGATGCTTACGACCCCGCGGCCAAAGATGCCGAGAGGCGTGAACTCACCAAGCTGATCGAAAAGATAGACACCCATGCTCTTGCCGCTCGAGCTAGCCTCGTACGGCATGGCATGCGTTGCACTATCCCGCCTCTCCAGTATGACAGAGCAACACGAAGCAGCGTGATGGGAGGAATGAACTATCATATCGAGGTTCGCTTTGATGACGGAATCGTTTGGCTTGCCCGCATCCGCCGGTTCAACACCACTTCGCCTCCGACAGCAGTGCGAGACTACATCATCCGAAGTGAAGTCGCAACCCTCATGTTTCTTGCGCAGACAGGTGTACCAGCCCCTAGAGTGTACGATTTCGCACTCGAACATCCAGATAATCCTGTCGGAGCTGGCTACATTCTGATGGAGAAGTTGCCGGGCAAGTCTCTGAGATGGTCCATCGCAACCCAGCAGGAGAGGGAGAAGGTTATGAGCCAGCTTGCGGAGACGTTTGTTGAACTGCACAAGTACCCGTTTGACCTCCTCGGATCCCTTGATACCCCGGGCGCTTCTCAAGTCGGCGCACTTGCTCGAGAATCACTCACCGACTTTGTCCAATCCGGAATGCGCACCATAGGGCCTTTCTCCTCATTAGAAGACTATCATTTATCCTCACTGCGACTCATCTTGGACTTGATCCTTCGCGAAGAAATGTATTCACAACTGGCAGTAGACGCCTACTTAATCCACCGCTGCCTCGTTGACTTGGTCCCTCAAGTCTTGCCGTCAGTTGAGCACGACAAGAAGTTCTACCTGAAGCACGCAGACGACAAAGGGGATCACATCCTCGTGGATGAGGATTTCAACGTCACCGGCATCATTGACTGGGAGTGGGCCCATACTGCATCACCTGCACATGCTTTTAATTCTCCGATTGGGCTCCTGCCTGTTGCGGACTTCTACGATGGGAAGAACAACCTGGGTTACGATGAGATGGTTTTCGCAAGCTTGCTGGAGGAAAAGGGACGCCAAGATCTAGCCACGTATGTTCGGAATGGCCGACTCCAGCATAGGTTCGCATTCTGCTGCGGGTATGATCTTGATGCAGATTGGGATGGGTTCCAAGGCCTTTTCCGCGACCTTCGAGACGCTGTTGGCGTGGACAAGGGCTTAGAATGGGACGAGTGGAAGGCCTCTGCGTTGGAGCGTTATCAGGAGGATTCTGGGTTGCAGGCGCTTTTGAGTAGACATGGAAAACCCACCGGGTAA
- a CDS encoding uncharacterized protein (EggNog:ENOG503P267~COG:S~TransMembrane:7 (o67-88i109-131o151-172i184-206o236-260i272-296o302-326i)) has protein sequence MFSSSLINPPTLSVLPGQGSSNMSWSTEVAQMSDAELEAAVREEIEKNNVAPWFTAEHLRENYDRPAIAIIATLTVLVVTVVVCRLLSRRYIIKRFGVGVDDGLALASLAVYLLFVGLCIYIISLGAGRHLDQWDMFMDDNTFERIQIFDAVAHLTYTTSLWLCRTSGLAFYYRMCNLHRELLICVKVILGMVTLGFLAQVAIIVFHCKPVTLLWVAATEEEDLKLQCVDWATTNLAISGVALLCDLLLFGLPAAMLWILKTTRRKKVQLACILLPGIIVIGISATRIPLIMWYAYDEGERGSYALLKLLCVEAAEISATLIALSVPGIKPMFDKYILRKDMSSMSAHSGRDTPLESRGEMGSKDRPPIHFEDMELPGPYMGK, from the exons ATGTTTTCTTCGTCACTCATTAACCCCCCGACGCTCTCTGTGCTGCCCGGGCAGGGGTCGTCAAACATGAGTTGGTCTACTGAAGTGGCCCAGAtgagcgacgccgagctcgaggccgcagTCCGAGAAGAGATTGAGAAAAACAATGTCGCCCCGTGGTTTACCGCAGAGCATCTCAGAGAAAACTACGACCGCccggccatcgccatcatcgccaccctcacggtcctcgtcgtcaccgtggTCGTCTGTAGACTGCTCTCCCGAAGATACATCATCAAGCGCTTCGGCGtaggcgtcgacgatggcctcgcgctcgcaTCACTG GCGGTATATCTGCTCTTTGTTGGCTTATGCATATATATCATCAGTCTCGGCGCCGGACGACACCTTGACCAATGGGACATGTTCATGGACGACAACACGTTCGAAAGAATCCAGATtttcgatgccgtcgcccactTGACCTACACCACGTCGCTGTGGCTCTGCCGGACATCGGGCCTGGCCTTCTACTACCGCATGTGTAACCTGCACCGCGAGCTCCTCATCTGCGTCAAGGTCATCCTCGGCATGGTGACGCTAGGCTTCCTGGCGCAGgttgccatcatcgtcttccaCTGCAAGCCGGTCACGCTTCTGTGGGTAGCGGccacggaggaggaggacttgAAGCTCCAGTGCGTGGACTGGGCTACGACGAATCTCGCCATTTccggcgtcgcgctgctctGTGACTTGCTTCTGTTCGGCCTCCCCGCTGCGATGCTCTGGATCCTCAAAACGACCCGGAGGAAAAAGGTCCAGCTTGCCTGCATACTGTTGCCGGGCATCAT TGTGATTGGCATATCTGCCACACGGATACCACTCATCATGTGGTATGCCT acgacgagggcgaacGTGGTAGCTACGCGCTTCTCAAGCTACTCTgcgtcgaagccgccgaaATCAGCGCCACGCTCATCGCGCTGTCCGTCCCGGGCATCAAGCCCATGTTTGACAAGTACATATTGCGCAAGGACATGAGCTCCATGTCGGCGCACAGCGGGCGGGACACGCCTCTTGAAAGCCGAGGGGAGATGGGATCGAAGGATCGGCCCCCGATCCATTTTGAAGACATGGAGTTGCCAGGGCCGTACATGGGCAAATAG
- a CDS encoding uncharacterized protein (EggNog:ENOG503NZRF~SECRETED:SignalP(1-22~SECRETED:cutsite=ASA-AP~SECRETED:prob=0.5189)), with protein sequence MHAVVSLALVAVCAAPLVGASAAPRGGAASIKPNVESAAANAAHVFNAVHSAGRQWGAALNHNGFGFFPAVVPRGTLLYHGAASPDPPRGPEWLAFEMEHAELFAQSWRQDDEGDGEEEGNGIASSRTSWSPRTHIHAATASQQRPLARGIINRRGYFHTYRARRDLKLLYIDGMAAAKSSFGPLDSQDLVLRENKTGPLDDNMWDEVGRARDVCRFVTEVGMDGFVRVEIGFEVVYCDDFATGLDPVSVTRSFMPPKEEEDGAATTQNMLMYHMARAASREYDGLGSRLRLDFSSMVSGFFFFSPIKNVSSKADAAASPDLIRLGAAASMDELLDMKHHLRDVCLRPRRFTVDWQSAVVDGLVDRFADRLASMASGKLSAEYFIGELERATLVYSDAPALPGDRAAARNRTAEAVDRCTEHHLLPALAYQDEWHLQDKLIYTAVEAVARDICQTLFEALSALRRARVTDGPRIGEEAIDRSREALRHLMDRLAWTEWKKPRPCPVDQVSFVAMYPFGDAEDHWHPGCRSIEDLLGFGRHGYWDRDFLSPKDDDDDDSVDGELR encoded by the coding sequence ATGCATGCCGTCGTATCGCTCGCCCTTGTGGCCGTCTGTGCTGCCCCCCTTGTCGGCGCGTCTGCGGCGCCCCGAGGTGGTGCAGCATCTATCAAGCCCAACGtcgagagcgccgccgcaaacGCAGCCCACGTCTTCAACGCCGTGCACTCGGCCGGCAGGCAATGGGGAGCCGCGCTCAACCACAACGGCTTCGGCTTCTTCCCCGCCGTCGTGCCCAGGGGCACGCTCCTCtaccacggcgccgccagcccggaCCCGCCCCGTGGCCCGGAGTGGCTGGCGTTTGAGATGGAGCACGCCGAGCTCTTTGCCCAGTCGTGGCGGCAGGACGATGAAggagatggagaagaagaaggcaaCGGCATCGCGTCAAGTCGGACTTCTTGGTCGCCACGAACTCACAtccacgccgccaccgcctcacAACAAAGGCCGCTAGCCCGCGGCATCATCAACCGTAGGGGCTACTTTCACACGtaccgcgcgcgccgcgacctGAAGCTGCTGTACATCGACGGTATGGCCGCGGCCAAGTCGAGCTTCGGGCCGCTCGACTCGCAGGACCTCGTGCTGCGCGAGAACAAGACGGGTCCGTTGGACGACAACATGTGGGACGAGGtaggccgcgcgcgcgacgtgtGCCGCTTCGTCACCGAGGTCGGCATGGACGGTTTCGTCCGGGTGGAGATTGGGTTCGAGGTTGTCTACTGCGACGACTTCGCTACCGGACTTGACCCCGTGAGCGTAACGCGGTCGTTTATGCCCccaaaggaggaggaggacggcgcggctACGACGCAGAACATGCTCATGTATCAtatggcgcgggcggcgagccgcgAGTACGACGGGCTGGGGAGTCGCTTGCGGCTCGACTTTTCGTCCATGGTTtcgggcttcttcttcttctctcccaTCAAAAACGTTTCGAGTAAAGCAGATGCCGCCGCTTCGCCCGATTTGAtacgcctcggcgccgccgccagcatggACGAGCTCCTGGATATGAAGCACCACCTGCGTGACGTGTGCCTCCGACCGAGGAGATTCACCGTCGACTGGCAGTCTGCTGTGGTGGACGGCCTGGTCGACCGCTTCGCCGACAggctggcgtcgatggcgtccGGGAAGCTGTCGGCCGAGTACTTTATCGGGGAGCTGGAGCGAGCGACTCTGGTGTACTCGGATGCGCCAGCCCTGCCCGGTGAtcgtgcggcggctcgcaaccggacggccgaggcggttGATCGCTGTACAGAGCATCATCTCTTGCCCGCCCTGGCCTACCAAGACGAGTGGCATTTGCAAGACAAACTTATTTacaccgccgtcgaggccgtagCGCGCGACATCTGCCAGACACTCTTTGAGGCGCTCTCTGCACTCCGACGTGCTAGAGTCACGGATGGGCCACGCattggcgaggaggccattGACCGCAGCCGCGAGGCGCTCCGTCACCTCATGGATCGTCTAGCGTGGACAGAGTGGAAGAAGCCGCGGCCATGCCCCGTCGACCAGGTATCCTTTGTCGCCATGTACCCctttggcgacgccgaggaccaCTGGCACCCAGGGTGTCGGTCCATCGAGGACCTGTTGGGGTTCGGTAGGCACGGCTACTGGGACCGTGACTTTCTATCGCcgaaggacgacgacgacgacgacagcgtcgacggcgaacTACGATGA
- a CDS encoding uncharacterized protein (EggNog:ENOG503Q3IN~SECRETED:SignalP(1-19~SECRETED:cutsite=VAA-SS~SECRETED:prob=0.2808)~COG:G): protein MGPLNLLVLAAAAASCVAASSSSSSSSSSSARCKTDHDCSLNGVCRGDSLCHCDPGWLGADCGVLDVRPAKRSAGYNLTAQGTSSWCSSVVRDPHDPTLHHLFASEFSHGCGLDYWAPYSRIIRAESRSGPAGPYEFAAEVRAAFAHNPTVVYSPADRAWLLYYIGCPTDVVAAKCTSKAFSCGPGNSNNGESGISVLSSRDLRTWTAHEQVMSGTDDRDAWDADVTNPSAFPLRRVRGPHSGGGRGDCHSSSAMLLAYRGCVYNCTANELINLAVSPTGFRGPYRKVQSQPLFPNLNEDPFIWQDRRGNWHMLLHSLEPEGGFGDGPKVGRHAWAEHYKGPWTFGNKTLAFSTEVQYDDGTKVDFYRRERPQLHFATDGVTPLVMTTGVQPKGSPMSYTVIVPIGDAGERAQHGIY from the coding sequence aTGGGCCCTCTAAACctgctcgtgctcgccgccgccgccgcctcctgcgtcgcggcatcatcatcgtcgtcgtcgtcgtcgtcgtcttcagcGCGCTGCAAGACGGACCACGACTGCAGCCTCAACGGCGTCTGCCGGGGCGACTCCCTCTGCCACTGCGACCCAGGctggctcggcgccgactgcggcgtgctcgacgtcCGCCCGGCCAAGCGGTCGGCCGGCTACAACCTCACGGCGCAGGGCACATCGTCCTGGTGCTCGAGCGTCGTGCGCGACCCCCACGACCCGACGCTGCACCACCTCTTCGCCTCCGAGTTCTCCCACGGCTGCGGCCTCGACTACTGGGCGCCCTACAGCCGCATCATCCGCGCCGAGTCGCGCTCCgggcccgccggcccctacgagttcgccgccgaggtccgcgccgccttcgcccacAACCCGACCGTCGTCTACAGTCCCGCCGACCGCGCCTGGCTGCTCTATTACATCGGCTGCCCgaccgacgtcgtcgccgccaagtgCACCTCTAAAGCCTTCTCCTGCGGGCCGGGCAACTCCAACAACGGCGAGAGCGGCATCTCCGTGCTGAGCAGCCGCGACCTGCGGACCTGGACCGCCCACGAGCAGGTCATGAGCGGGACGGACGACCGCGATGCCTGGGACGCCGACGTGACGAACCCGTCGGCGTTTCCCCTGCGGCGGGTACGCGGGCCTCacagtggcggcggtcgcggcgacTGCCACTCGTCATCCGCCATGCTGCTCGCCTACCGCGGGTGCGTCTACAACTGCACAGCCAACGAGCTCATCAACCTCGCCGTCTCCCCGACGGGCTTCCGGGGCCCCTACCGCAAGGTGCAGTCGCAGCCGCTCTTCCCCAACCTCAACGAGGACCCCTTCATCTGGCAGGACCGCCGCGGCAACTGGCACATGCTGCTGCACTCGCTCGAAcccgagggcggcttcggcgacggGCCCAAGGTCGGTCGGCACGCGTGGGCGGAGCACTACAAGGGCCCCTGGACGTTTGGCAACAAGACGCTCGCCTTCAGCACCGAGGTCCAGTACGACGACGGGACAAAGGTCGACTTTTACCGCAGGGagcggccgcagctgcaCTTTGCAACCGACGGCGTCACACCGCTCGTCATGACGACGGGGGTTCAGCCCAAGGGCAGTCCGATGAGCTATACCGTCATTGTGCCCATCGGAGACGCGGGAGAACGGGCTCAGCATGGAATATACTAG